The following proteins are encoded in a genomic region of Gimesia algae:
- a CDS encoding RidA family protein, producing the protein MSIEAKIEELNLELPTAPKPGGIYNPVVQVDDMLYVSGHGPIKLDGSMHTGRVGDDLTEEQGVEAARAVALTMLATLKQYLGDLNRIDRFVKVLGMVNAAPDFKRHPQVINGFSDLIVQVFGENGRAARSAVGMGSLPGNITVEVEAIVMLKKQEQSVL; encoded by the coding sequence ATGAGTATCGAAGCCAAGATCGAAGAACTGAACCTGGAACTTCCCACAGCACCCAAGCCGGGCGGCATTTATAACCCCGTCGTGCAGGTCGATGATATGCTGTATGTCTCCGGACATGGGCCCATCAAACTGGATGGCAGTATGCATACTGGACGAGTGGGTGACGATTTGACTGAAGAACAGGGCGTCGAAGCAGCGCGTGCTGTGGCTTTGACCATGCTGGCGACTCTGAAACAGTACCTGGGCGATTTAAATCGGATTGATCGATTCGTCAAAGTTCTGGGTATGGTGAATGCGGCTCCCGACTTCAAACGGCATCCCCAGGTCATCAACGGTTTCAGTGATCTGATCGTGCAGGTGTTTGGCGAGAATGGTCGCGCGGCCCGCAGTGCCGTCGGCATGGGATCTCTGCCGGGAAATATCACCGTCGAAGTCGAAGCGATTGTCATGCTTAAGAAACAGGAACAGTCGGTCCTGTAA
- the floA gene encoding flotillin-like protein FloA (flotillin-like protein involved in membrane lipid rafts), which produces MQTMEDLWPVVAFAIGGIGILLGIVFVALFARYFKLWIQAFSSRAKIGPLALVFMSLRKVKPSVIVDTKIMAVQAGLTDIPTQAFEAHYLAGGNVHRVVHALIVAHRARIDLDWDTASAIDLAGRNIISAVETSVDPKVIDCPDPKKSGRPTLDGVAKDGIQLKARARVTVRTNLSQLVGGATEETIIARVGEGIVSAIGSCESHKEVLANPSVIARNVLDRGLDSQTSFSIVSIDIADIDVGENIGARLRVDQAEADMRIAQALAEERRAEAVASEQEMIATTQENQAKVVLAEAEIPLAMAESFEEGNLRAV; this is translated from the coding sequence ATGCAGACTATGGAAGATCTCTGGCCAGTTGTAGCATTTGCCATTGGTGGAATCGGAATTTTACTGGGCATCGTCTTCGTGGCGTTGTTCGCCCGTTATTTTAAATTGTGGATTCAGGCCTTCAGCTCGCGCGCCAAAATTGGTCCGCTCGCTCTGGTCTTCATGTCACTTCGAAAAGTAAAGCCTTCGGTCATCGTCGATACCAAAATTATGGCTGTCCAGGCCGGGTTAACAGATATTCCCACCCAGGCGTTTGAAGCTCATTATCTGGCCGGCGGGAATGTACACCGCGTCGTCCATGCTTTGATTGTCGCTCACCGGGCTCGTATCGATCTGGACTGGGATACCGCGTCCGCCATCGATCTGGCGGGACGAAATATCATCTCCGCCGTCGAAACCAGCGTGGACCCCAAAGTCATCGATTGCCCCGATCCCAAGAAAAGTGGTCGGCCCACACTGGACGGCGTTGCGAAGGATGGGATACAACTCAAGGCCCGTGCCCGGGTCACCGTGCGAACCAATTTAAGTCAGTTGGTCGGGGGAGCCACCGAAGAGACGATTATTGCCCGTGTCGGGGAAGGAATTGTCTCTGCCATCGGTTCCTGTGAAAGCCATAAGGAAGTTCTGGCGAATCCGTCTGTCATTGCCCGTAATGTGCTGGACCGCGGCCTGGATTCGCAAACTTCATTTTCCATTGTCTCCATCGATATCGCTGATATTGATGTCGGCGAGAACATCGGGGCACGTCTCCGCGTCGATCAGGCCGAGGCGGACATGCGTATCGCCCAGGCTCTGGCAGAAGAAAGACGGGCCGAAGCGGTTGCCTCCGAACAGGAAATGATCGCGACGACTCAGGAAAATCAGGCCAAAGTCGTTCTCGCCGAAGCCGAAATTCCGCTGGCGATGGCAGAGTCCTTCGAAGAAGGTAACTTAAGAGCCGTCTGA
- a CDS encoding 3-oxoacyl-ACP synthase III, with the protein MRYEHVCVEAVCCTLPPHIVTSDEIEAQLAPVYDRLGLPAGRLELMTGIQERRFFDPGTLPGIISAQTVNKLLDQCQLDRKFIGALFHGSVCRDQLEPATASGVHHAARLPPSALVLDISNACLGLLNGMVFIANMIEMGQIRAGIVVGTEVGRDLVEGTIHDLLHDDTLTRKSIKNDFASLTIGSGSAAILLCDRKLSQTGHRLLGGNFQTDTSSHELCAGGVEAQKHGDHRPRMQTDSESLLVAGVNLAIPTWEQTKTTLGWQNSDVDRVFTHQVGKAHRKLLLEKLGLDPGLDYPTVETLGNTGAAALPMAWALGIENQILQEQDRIALLGIGSGLNSLMLGVQW; encoded by the coding sequence ATGCGTTATGAGCATGTTTGCGTCGAAGCTGTCTGCTGTACCCTGCCACCCCACATCGTCACTTCCGACGAAATCGAAGCACAGCTCGCACCCGTTTACGATCGGCTCGGTCTGCCCGCAGGCCGACTGGAACTGATGACCGGCATCCAGGAACGTCGCTTTTTCGATCCGGGCACGCTCCCCGGTATCATCAGCGCTCAGACTGTGAACAAGCTGCTCGATCAATGTCAGCTCGACCGCAAATTTATCGGGGCCCTGTTTCATGGCTCCGTCTGCCGCGATCAACTCGAACCGGCGACCGCCAGCGGCGTGCATCATGCTGCCCGTCTCCCTCCATCCGCACTCGTCCTTGATATCAGTAATGCCTGTCTTGGTCTGCTCAACGGGATGGTCTTCATCGCCAACATGATTGAAATGGGACAGATCCGCGCCGGAATCGTCGTCGGAACCGAAGTCGGTCGCGACCTCGTGGAAGGCACCATCCACGACCTGCTTCACGACGACACCTTAACCCGCAAATCCATTAAAAACGACTTCGCTTCCCTGACCATCGGCAGTGGCTCTGCAGCCATTCTTCTCTGCGACCGTAAACTCAGTCAGACCGGTCACCGTCTGCTGGGCGGCAACTTTCAAACCGACACCTCCAGTCACGAACTCTGCGCCGGCGGTGTCGAAGCACAAAAGCACGGCGATCACCGCCCTCGCATGCAGACCGATTCCGAATCCCTGCTCGTCGCCGGCGTCAATCTCGCGATCCCCACCTGGGAGCAGACTAAAACCACGCTCGGCTGGCAGAACTCCGACGTCGATCGTGTCTTCACCCACCAGGTCGGCAAAGCACACCGCAAACTACTGCTCGAAAAACTCGGTCTCGACCCCGGTCTCGACTACCCCACGGTCGAAACGCTGGGCAATACCGGTGCCGCCGCTCTCCCCATGGCCTGGGCCCTCGGCATCGAAAATCAGATCCTCCAGGAACAGGACCGCATCGCTCTACTCGGCATCGGCAGTGGCCTCAATTCACTTATGCTGGGTGTCCAGTGGTAG
- a CDS encoding alginate export family protein produces MRLRVILSLSVVASSAWTGARLNAETDSPAVPPAPAAQVEYDGVTPELTPVSTVFQSAEEPSTDSVIPPNTEESEDEIIFDDPSPIKPPANPYKPLFFDNTFGSYLSNPDHPYLLGERFKEMPLGDDCSPYTLSVGGELRHRWMHEQNRLRPNGPANTDYNLWRWRQYFDLQLGDYARVYFEGLDGSIFDNDLPPTPIDVNRWNVQNAFVDVKLHEWNDAPGWFRYGRQEMLYGSQHLISPLDWSNTRRNFEGFKYFHHTETVHIDAFITNPVNAAAGNQPLTRYDNGTDKPDTSVTFSGIYATILSDGGPELLDLYYLWLRDETNTPNRPDGSRHTTGGRFKTTREVQDDCCKVTRIWDLETEGAYQFGNDDGKRVSAGFFTSVLGHTWTTVPWSPRLSGLFYYGSGNSDPNGSTNNTFNTLYPLGHAYWGIIDNLSGQNLYDWSLQLDAKPAKKVSLVSAFHWFEKATTNDYLYNVAGAPTGTLGGSRDIGQELDLIGIYTFNPNFNIQAGYSWFWYGDFVGDNIPPRNTATQFYVQTTLRF; encoded by the coding sequence ATGCGTCTTCGCGTGATTTTATCTTTAAGTGTGGTCGCTTCATCCGCCTGGACCGGAGCGCGTCTCAACGCAGAAACCGATTCGCCTGCCGTACCACCTGCACCAGCGGCCCAGGTTGAATACGATGGCGTTACACCAGAACTGACACCCGTTTCGACAGTCTTCCAGTCTGCAGAAGAACCTTCTACCGATTCGGTCATCCCGCCGAATACCGAAGAGTCCGAAGATGAAATCATTTTCGATGACCCATCGCCGATAAAACCTCCTGCTAATCCGTATAAACCACTGTTCTTTGATAACACCTTCGGCAGCTACCTCAGCAATCCCGATCATCCTTACCTGCTGGGGGAGCGCTTCAAGGAGATGCCGCTCGGCGACGATTGTTCGCCTTACACACTTTCCGTCGGCGGCGAACTGCGGCATCGCTGGATGCACGAGCAAAACCGACTGCGACCAAACGGACCCGCAAATACCGATTACAATCTCTGGCGCTGGCGTCAGTATTTCGATCTGCAGCTCGGCGATTACGCCCGCGTCTACTTCGAAGGCCTTGATGGCTCGATCTTCGATAACGATCTGCCCCCCACGCCCATCGATGTCAACCGCTGGAATGTGCAAAACGCATTCGTCGATGTCAAACTGCATGAATGGAATGATGCGCCCGGCTGGTTCCGTTACGGTCGACAGGAAATGCTGTATGGCTCTCAGCATCTGATCTCGCCACTCGACTGGTCGAACACCCGCCGCAACTTTGAAGGCTTCAAATATTTTCATCATACTGAAACCGTTCACATCGACGCCTTCATCACCAACCCCGTGAATGCAGCTGCCGGAAATCAACCTCTGACTCGATACGATAATGGCACCGACAAACCAGATACCTCGGTCACCTTCAGCGGGATCTACGCCACCATTCTCTCGGACGGCGGCCCCGAACTGCTCGACCTGTATTACCTCTGGCTCCGTGATGAAACCAACACACCCAACCGCCCCGATGGTTCCCGGCACACCACAGGTGGTCGCTTCAAAACCACCAGGGAAGTTCAGGACGACTGCTGCAAAGTCACCCGCATCTGGGACCTCGAAACCGAAGGAGCCTACCAGTTCGGAAACGATGACGGCAAACGCGTTTCCGCAGGTTTCTTCACCTCGGTCCTCGGTCACACCTGGACCACGGTTCCCTGGTCGCCACGGTTGAGCGGTTTGTTCTATTACGGTTCCGGTAACTCCGACCCGAATGGCAGTACCAACAATACCTTCAATACGCTCTACCCATTGGGACACGCCTACTGGGGGATCATCGACAACCTGTCCGGCCAGAACCTGTATGACTGGAGTCTGCAGTTGGACGCCAAGCCGGCCAAAAAAGTCAGCCTGGTCAGCGCCTTCCACTGGTTCGAAAAAGCCACGACGAACGACTATCTCTACAACGTCGCCGGTGCACCCACGGGAACACTGGGAGGCAGCCGCGACATCGGACAGGAACTCGACCTGATCGGCATCTACACC